One part of the Bacteroidota bacterium genome encodes these proteins:
- a CDS encoding thrombospondin type 3 repeat-containing protein, with amino-acid sequence MNRFYLLLSLLFLTLVSHITYGQIYRAEYYFNTDPGHGNGTAIAFTQSDTVSYIGSIQVPVSLPDGFHYLYIRTRDIDGKWSHAERRNFYVKTLIPPADPLKIIAAEFFIDTDPGVGNGTAIPVSPSDSAVNVNAIIQLPSFGNGTRKLCIRTQDSNGIWSLQEIRTFAGITTPDVTISPVGPIPNCNGTGVTLTADTTNGPWTFKWYFNSVLIPGATSRTFNAVQPGQYTVQITSGGDSQTATVTLLPPPALSSTPVSPICPGVPIQLSLNFPLQSGAWSTGDTLQSITVYAQSDTSFSVAGIDTNGCSINLSVSIDTLDAPLVGTSIPVLPVDGDNGVMTPVTLSWSPSLNSSAYEVFLWPSSASRPENGALNGLTLTKTYTSLLPYQEYFWQVRSSNVCNAVFSDTAVFTTNFPDLIVDSVAVPPLVYTGTSIPVLWKVKNNAATANTGSRTWRDRIWISLDTIPGNGADVLLGMYTNQSYLNAGTSYIQQRAITIGNSFNGLYYIIAQTDALQELSEGVESNNYHFDSIVIQPAPVPDLKVLTLANPGNAFSGDSITVTYTIENDGQIPTDTVQWRDEIFISSSPTFNSSALSLGTFNSYNFNLIPVYYFHPDSGNYIHHYDPQVYPLKEDSTYLAQTRVRIPTTLNSGNYYIFVKTNTYGEVDEGPYAGNNTTQSSVTLQLTQLPPSDLVVDTVITALNAGSGLPLSVSWTVRNQGAAVTMLSSWTDKIYINTAPTLTGATLVGSRLRQGALTVGSTYTASMSVKLPNGISGAYYVMVNTDDPDNIYEFIYENNNLDSAAHLVTVALSPSPDVIISSLNIVNDTMVVSTQTDILYTIRNNGNAATQGVYKTFLYVSDQPQNGTFYAKIAEAIESVVLQPGDSIQRNLRFSAYGAVGNYFYFLTTDANNNFYEHNAENNNTSGPDSLVSVSPLLTFSDLDVINSSLPATVFTGVGYPITYQVINNGPDASYTSQWLDRVYLSSDAIPDASDDKVFERIHGGTLSTSQFYTVNGTALIPNGKPSGTYYLIVETDALNANINETLNANNIHAEQISLTLTSPPDLEVIDVDVKDTVFANEITWLYYTVRNNGPGSFNQTLIADRVYFGNTPVAVISSSGGISRNRALAAGATYSDSIQIAIPSYAFGYSYLNVATDRLNAVYENPNEGNNIGSKVVYASQFSNIDLSAVSLTFPKDSFLLGESTTINYSITNTGTRALSATNRDAISLSVDSAYDGAFDYLLVEKEERFILQPGDTLQRTLNTTIRDALPDWYNGVLRTNTTRTYPDDNFLNNLLFSDSIFVDAEELFVDVPDTSVLWYGTDQYYKVTVPAGQDMMVTLKSLNGTGQNSIQASHAVIPTAAASDYFISDAAEQDQRLLIPGTMAGTYYLLVRNYVPAPDSQQVEIKVELLPLTILSINTNEGGQDIVTTTLKGASFRDTSVVQLRQGAVSFASATIIDYVHSMQMELRWDLNDVPLGVYDVLIRNGEDSAMLAGGFTVEKSESMKPGLSVFRSGSFVMGTPFTIGCTFTNISNIDIPVVQANVMLSDDCPITVYDGPDFILLKEVMAGYDDSLNTFDNRNGYNIVSGYITDLKPGETVSLRLESRVRGDKDQPIGFHVAAKGMTRLGFARRNYFEYEEVREIVNEFGLDSSPQMMIFSLEKNLFHTALMGPYIDRNITTLADVQEVLDDTNYVFVDFDPGEEVGKLVDGNLTLKGEDVYKWEINVPETTLGAAPGNTIGWDFIHSTGSIDISANASKQFIIIPVPRNPCDNAFSNLTTWEAWHDYKWPIAYAENGITGFSPDAFEVDVEFFEQANNLYGGTFEVSTSGDTLYLEFIHRVPVCGDLAVNGGPGLCGYPGGDGGPGVCNGAGGDGGPGWGANSGGGNGGNGGGGGGSGGSSGGGTPGTPGTDTDPDGDGDGANDASDNCDNVFNPGQADTDGDGIGDACDNNPTQPDPDNDGDGVPEASDNCPGVSNRSQADTDGDGIGDACDSEDDRDTPDCIALGTCPQPPGCPDSPYCSPDNPPDPGGPPTTPQEPTAQDVCDKILKDLGCLTSIKGCMETALETIALLGGSLDPRTTVGAANLRILATAVGTCTLDLLEGCFDINVDIPGGPCLRALKGLGKSLSVLSTSVNEASGVLGAARSALDDCAGIGFDEQEILCLGITKFLPVDPNEIKGPMGAGDTSIRWVSKYQPMNFSIFFENDSVLASAPASRVMVTQDLHPNMDPLSFRLGSVNFGSYSFPLPSLANYSGVLNLNDTLGFDVEVTAGLDIVQNRLFWILQTVDPLTGLPPNTINGGFLPPNDTLSNGQGYVTYTIAAAGVVVSSDTATATAEIVFDINDPIITNTWINTFDAGYPASSMDSIPPFILNDSLEIIVHTSDDTSGSGVEFVSLYMQAEGSGFTHYASVQQEDTIRFPGIDGTEYGFYTIAVDSTGNRELPKTSAQYVTHFGYPDSLKFITPPSFSSYCTGDTVFIQWAALRSDSIRIIVHEPSADTLLNSPWISSADSQYAWVVPVVPAGDTLILTIQDKDDADLLDRDTILLLNASTWYLDNDNDGYYSGLPVVSCQSPGAMYTTTITGGDDCDDASATTYPTALELCNVTDDNCNGNVDEGCPNSINLRIYIEGLYIGNGNLMPVLHYNGVTANPLISDSVIVELRDATSPYSLLQSETLLLNVSGEVTAHFPVPMIGTPVYVVIKHRNSIETWSKVPVVLGPNTIIDFRY; translated from the coding sequence ATGAATAGATTTTATTTACTGCTCTCGCTATTATTTCTTACTTTGGTAAGTCATATAACATACGGTCAAATATATCGTGCCGAATATTATTTCAATACGGATCCCGGTCACGGGAATGGAACAGCAATTGCATTTACTCAAAGTGATACGGTAAGTTATATCGGAAGTATTCAAGTACCTGTTAGTCTCCCTGATGGTTTTCATTATTTGTATATCCGTACCCGGGATATTGATGGAAAATGGTCGCATGCTGAACGTCGCAATTTTTATGTGAAAACCTTGATACCGCCTGCCGATCCATTAAAAATTATTGCCGCCGAATTTTTCATCGATACCGATCCCGGTGTTGGAAATGGAACGGCAATACCTGTATCTCCTTCCGATTCTGCTGTAAATGTGAATGCAATCATTCAGCTTCCGTCCTTTGGTAATGGTACCCGCAAGTTATGTATTCGCACACAGGATAGTAATGGTATCTGGTCTTTGCAAGAGATCAGAACCTTTGCCGGGATTACCACTCCGGATGTGACAATAAGTCCCGTGGGTCCCATTCCGAATTGTAACGGTACCGGAGTAACGCTTACTGCGGATACCACCAATGGTCCGTGGACTTTTAAATGGTATTTTAATTCCGTTCTTATTCCCGGAGCAACTTCTAGAACCTTCAATGCCGTTCAGCCCGGGCAATATACTGTTCAAATTACAAGTGGAGGAGATAGCCAGACCGCCACCGTGACCTTACTGCCACCGCCTGCATTGAGCAGTACACCTGTATCGCCAATTTGCCCCGGTGTACCGATTCAGTTATCATTAAACTTTCCCTTGCAAAGCGGAGCCTGGTCTACCGGAGATACGCTACAATCTATTACCGTCTATGCCCAAAGCGATACGAGTTTTTCGGTTGCCGGTATAGATACCAACGGTTGTTCTATTAATCTAAGTGTCTCCATTGATACATTGGATGCTCCATTGGTGGGGACGTCCATTCCGGTATTGCCGGTAGATGGAGATAACGGCGTGATGACCCCTGTGACTTTATCGTGGTCACCTTCACTCAACAGTTCAGCATATGAAGTCTTTTTATGGCCATCTTCTGCAAGTCGACCTGAAAATGGTGCCTTAAATGGATTAACGCTGACAAAAACCTATACCTCCTTGCTCCCTTATCAGGAGTATTTCTGGCAGGTGCGAAGCAGCAATGTCTGTAATGCGGTTTTTAGCGATACAGCAGTTTTTACAACGAATTTCCCCGACCTGATTGTAGATTCAGTGGCTGTTCCCCCATTGGTTTACACCGGAACTTCCATTCCCGTGCTTTGGAAAGTAAAAAACAACGCTGCAACTGCTAATACCGGCAGCCGCACCTGGCGAGACCGCATCTGGATTTCGCTGGATACGATCCCCGGCAATGGTGCCGATGTTTTATTGGGGATGTATACCAATCAAAGTTATTTAAACGCCGGTACATCCTATATTCAACAACGTGCAATTACTATTGGTAATAGTTTTAATGGTCTATATTATATCATTGCACAAACAGATGCGCTCCAGGAACTAAGTGAAGGTGTTGAATCGAACAATTATCATTTTGATAGTATTGTCATACAGCCGGCTCCTGTCCCTGATTTAAAGGTGTTGACACTTGCTAATCCGGGCAATGCCTTCAGCGGAGATAGTATTACAGTGACCTATACCATCGAAAATGATGGACAAATTCCTACGGATACAGTACAGTGGAGAGACGAAATTTTCATCTCCTCTTCTCCAACTTTTAATAGCAGCGCACTATCTCTGGGGACTTTCAATAGTTATAATTTTAATCTGATCCCGGTTTATTATTTCCATCCGGACAGTGGAAACTATATTCATCATTACGACCCACAAGTCTATCCCTTAAAGGAAGATTCTACCTATCTCGCACAAACCCGTGTACGTATTCCCACCACCTTAAATAGTGGAAACTATTATATTTTCGTTAAGACAAATACGTACGGCGAGGTAGACGAAGGTCCGTATGCCGGAAATAACACGACTCAAAGTAGTGTCACGCTTCAGTTGACCCAATTACCACCCTCTGATTTAGTAGTGGATACGGTGATTACTGCATTGAATGCAGGGTCGGGTTTGCCCTTATCTGTTTCCTGGACAGTTAGAAATCAAGGTGCAGCCGTTACCATGTTGAGCTCATGGACCGACAAAATTTATATAAATACCGCTCCAACATTAACAGGCGCTACCTTAGTAGGAAGCAGGTTGCGGCAGGGTGCATTAACAGTTGGCAGTACTTATACAGCGTCGATGAGCGTGAAATTACCGAATGGTATTTCCGGAGCTTATTATGTGATGGTGAATACAGATGATCCCGATAATATTTATGAGTTCATCTATGAAAACAACAATTTGGATTCAGCCGCACACCTGGTCACGGTTGCCCTGTCTCCTTCACCGGATGTAATCATCAGCAGCCTGAATATTGTGAATGATACGATGGTGGTAAGCACGCAAACGGATATTCTTTATACAATTCGAAATAACGGTAATGCAGCTACGCAAGGGGTTTATAAAACATTTTTGTACGTTTCTGACCAGCCACAAAATGGTACATTCTATGCTAAAATTGCAGAAGCGATTGAGTCTGTTGTTCTGCAACCCGGCGACTCTATTCAGCGAAATCTTCGCTTTTCTGCCTATGGTGCAGTGGGTAATTATTTTTATTTCCTCACGACTGATGCCAACAATAACTTTTACGAACACAATGCCGAAAACAATAATACATCAGGTCCGGATTCTCTTGTTAGTGTATCGCCATTATTAACGTTTTCAGATCTGGACGTAATTAATAGTAGCCTTCCTGCAACAGTATTTACCGGTGTTGGATATCCGATCACCTATCAGGTCATTAATAATGGGCCTGATGCCAGCTATACAAGTCAATGGTTGGATAGAGTTTACCTTTCTTCCGATGCCATCCCGGATGCTAGCGATGATAAAGTGTTTGAACGTATTCATGGTGGTACACTCTCAACAAGTCAGTTTTACACAGTCAATGGCACAGCGCTGATCCCCAACGGAAAACCAAGTGGAACCTATTATCTGATCGTAGAAACGGATGCGCTGAATGCCAACATCAATGAGACTCTGAATGCAAACAACATACATGCTGAGCAGATTTCATTGACACTCACATCCCCACCTGACCTGGAAGTGATTGATGTCGATGTGAAAGATACAGTTTTTGCCAATGAGATTACCTGGCTTTATTATACAGTAAGGAACAATGGTCCCGGTAGTTTTAATCAAACACTGATCGCTGACCGTGTATATTTTGGCAATACTCCTGTTGCTGTTATCAGTTCTTCAGGAGGAATAAGTCGTAACCGAGCGCTTGCTGCAGGTGCTACTTACAGTGATAGTATTCAAATTGCTATTCCTTCGTATGCTTTTGGCTATTCTTATTTAAATGTTGCCACTGACAGATTAAATGCAGTGTATGAAAATCCAAATGAAGGAAATAATATCGGGTCGAAAGTAGTTTATGCTTCCCAGTTCAGTAATATAGATTTGTCGGCTGTTTCGCTCACTTTTCCAAAGGATAGTTTTCTGCTTGGAGAGTCTACTACTATCAACTACAGCATTACAAATACAGGTACACGTGCTTTATCGGCAACAAATCGGGATGCAATTTCCTTAAGTGTAGATTCTGCTTATGATGGAGCTTTTGATTATCTTCTTGTGGAGAAGGAAGAAAGATTCATTCTTCAACCCGGTGATACGTTACAACGCACACTGAATACAACAATACGTGACGCACTTCCTGATTGGTACAATGGTGTTTTGCGAACGAACACGACACGGACTTATCCGGATGATAATTTCCTGAACAACCTGCTTTTCTCGGATAGCATTTTTGTTGATGCGGAAGAACTTTTTGTGGATGTTCCCGATACTTCAGTATTGTGGTATGGAACCGATCAGTATTATAAAGTAACAGTTCCGGCAGGGCAGGATATGATGGTGACTTTGAAAAGTCTTAACGGCACAGGTCAGAATTCTATACAAGCCAGTCATGCTGTAATACCTACTGCTGCTGCATCTGACTATTTTATCAGTGATGCGGCAGAGCAGGATCAACGTTTGCTGATTCCCGGCACCATGGCAGGAACTTATTATTTGCTTGTAAGAAATTATGTACCTGCTCCCGATAGTCAACAGGTTGAAATTAAAGTGGAGTTGCTGCCATTGACTATTTTAAGTATCAATACCAACGAAGGCGGACAGGACATTGTAACAACAACTTTGAAAGGGGCTAGTTTCAGAGATACTTCTGTTGTTCAACTTCGACAAGGTGCTGTAAGTTTTGCATCCGCCACCATTATCGACTATGTGCATTCAATGCAAATGGAGTTGCGTTGGGATCTGAATGATGTTCCTCTTGGTGTGTATGATGTGCTGATTCGAAATGGAGAAGATTCCGCAATGCTTGCCGGAGGATTTACGGTGGAAAAATCAGAATCGATGAAACCCGGTTTGTCTGTTTTCAGATCCGGGTCTTTTGTCATGGGAACGCCGTTTACCATTGGCTGTACATTTACAAATATCAGTAACATTGATATCCCGGTGGTGCAGGCCAACGTGATGTTGTCGGATGATTGTCCGATAACAGTTTATGACGGTCCGGATTTTATTCTTTTAAAAGAAGTGATGGCCGGTTATGATGATTCATTAAACACGTTTGATAATAGAAACGGATATAATATTGTTTCAGGATATATTACAGATTTAAAGCCCGGAGAAACTGTATCGCTCAGATTGGAATCCAGGGTGAGGGGGGACAAGGACCAGCCAATCGGTTTTCATGTCGCAGCAAAAGGAATGACGCGATTGGGTTTTGCACGAAGAAATTATTTTGAGTATGAGGAAGTACGTGAAATTGTCAATGAATTTGGATTAGATAGTTCTCCACAAATGATGATCTTTTCATTGGAGAAGAACCTTTTCCATACTGCCTTAATGGGACCTTATATTGATAGAAACATTACCACTTTGGCTGATGTTCAAGAGGTTTTGGACGATACGAATTATGTATTTGTAGATTTTGATCCGGGAGAAGAAGTTGGGAAACTCGTTGACGGTAATCTTACATTAAAAGGAGAAGATGTATATAAATGGGAAATCAATGTACCGGAAACAACATTGGGTGCAGCTCCCGGCAATACTATAGGTTGGGATTTTATTCATTCAACAGGTAGTATTGATATCAGCGCAAATGCTTCTAAACAGTTTATCATTATTCCTGTTCCACGAAATCCTTGTGACAATGCGTTCAGTAATCTTACCACCTGGGAAGCATGGCATGATTATAAATGGCCGATTGCTTATGCCGAAAACGGAATAACCGGTTTCAGTCCGGATGCCTTTGAAGTAGATGTTGAATTTTTTGAGCAAGCGAACAATCTATATGGTGGTACTTTCGAAGTCTCGACGTCCGGTGATACATTATACCTTGAATTTATTCATCGCGTGCCGGTATGTGGTGATCTGGCCGTGAACGGCGGTCCGGGTCTTTGCGGCTATCCGGGTGGTGATGGTGGTCCGGGAGTGTGTAATGGTGCAGGCGGTGATGGTGGTCCGGGATGGGGTGCAAACAGCGGCGGTGGTAACGGAGGCAATGGCGGTGGCGGTGGCGGCTCCGGCGGTAGCAGCGGTGGAGGTACACCCGGTACACCAGGCACAGATACTGATCCGGATGGTGATGGTGATGGTGCAAATGATGCGAGTGATAATTGCGATAATGTATTTAATCCCGGACAAGCAGATACCGATGGCGATGGAATAGGAGATGCATGTGATAATAATCCGACGCAGCCTGATCCGGATAATGACGGTGATGGTGTACCGGAGGCCAGTGATAATTGTCCGGGAGTTTCAAATAGAAGCCAGGCGGATACCGACGGAGATGGAATTGGCGATGCCTGTGACAGCGAAGATGATAGAGATACTCCGGATTGTATTGCGTTGGGGACATGTCCTCAACCTCCCGGTTGTCCCGATAGTCCATACTGTTCTCCTGATAATCCTCCTGATCCCGGTGGACCCCCTACAACACCACAAGAACCAACGGCACAAGATGTATGTGATAAAATTCTGAAGGATTTAGGATGTCTGACATCTATCAAAGGGTGTATGGAAACCGCATTGGAAACAATTGCTTTACTTGGAGGCAGTCTTGATCCAAGAACAACTGTAGGTGCTGCTAATTTGAGAATCTTAGCCACCGCAGTGGGAACCTGTACGCTGGATCTGTTAGAAGGATGTTTTGATATTAATGTAGATATTCCGGGCGGACCTTGTTTAAGGGCGTTGAAAGGCCTTGGTAAGAGTTTGTCAGTTTTATCGACAAGTGTAAATGAGGCGTCCGGAGTTCTCGGTGCTGCCAGATCAGCATTGGATGATTGCGCCGGAATTGGTTTTGATGAGCAAGAAATTCTTTGTTTGGGAATTACCAAATTTCTCCCTGTGGATCCCAATGAAATCAAAGGACCTATGGGTGCAGGTGATACAAGTATCCGTTGGGTATCTAAATATCAACCCATGAACTTCTCTATATTCTTTGAAAACGATTCAGTGCTCGCATCTGCACCGGCCAGCAGAGTAATGGTTACCCAGGACCTACACCCGAATATGGATCCGCTTAGCTTCAGATTGGGTAGTGTTAATTTCGGCAGCTATTCGTTCCCGCTTCCATCACTTGCGAATTACAGTGGTGTGCTGAATCTCAACGACACGTTGGGATTTGATGTAGAAGTAACAGCAGGACTTGATATCGTTCAAAACCGCTTGTTCTGGATTCTGCAAACGGTAGATCCGCTGACCGGGCTTCCTCCCAATACCATCAATGGCGGATTCCTTCCACCAAATGATACGCTTAGTAACGGTCAGGGCTATGTGACTTATACAATTGCTGCTGCCGGGGTTGTGGTGAGTAGTGATACTGCTACAGCAACCGCAGAAATTGTATTTGATATCAATGACCCAATTATCACCAATACATGGATCAATACCTTTGATGCAGGATATCCGGCGAGTAGTATGGATAGTATTCCGCCGTTCATATTAAATGACAGCCTCGAAATTATTGTACATACTTCCGATGATACTTCCGGCTCAGGAGTGGAATTTGTTTCGCTCTATATGCAGGCCGAAGGTTCCGGTTTTACACATTATGCCAGTGTTCAGCAAGAGGATACCATTCGTTTTCCGGGAATAGATGGAACGGAATATGGATTTTATACAATTGCAGTTGACTCGACGGGAAATCGTGAACTGCCTAAGACATCGGCACAATACGTAACGCATTTCGGTTATCCCGATAGTTTGAAATTTATAACACCGCCTTCGTTCAGCTCCTATTGTACCGGAGATACTGTATTTATACAATGGGCCGCTCTGCGCAGTGATTCTATTCGCATCATTGTGCATGAACCTTCCGCAGACACACTCCTGAATTCACCCTGGATTTCCTCTGCCGATTCGCAGTATGCCTGGGTTGTACCTGTAGTGCCTGCCGGAGATACGCTGATTCTGACTATACAGGATAAAGACGATGCGGATCTCCTCGATCGTGATACTATATTGCTTCTGAATGCCTCTACCTGGTATCTGGACAATGATAACGATGGTTATTATTCAGGGTTACCTGTAGTGAGTTGTCAATCACCTGGCGCAATGTATACGACAACAATTACCGGTGGAGATGATTGTGATGATGCCAGTGCGACCACCTATCCCACAGCGCTGGAATTGTGCAATGTTACGGACGATAATTGCAATGGAAATGTGGATGAAGGATGTCCGAACAGTATCAACTTAAGGATTTACATCGAAGGGCTATACATTGGAAATGGGAATTTAATGCCGGTGTTGCATTACAACGGAGTAACGGCAAATCCACTTATTAGTGATTCAGTTATCGTTGAACTTCGTGATGCGACAAGTCCGTACTCACTGCTACAATCCGAAACATTATTGCTCAACGTCAGCGGCGAGGTGACAGCCCATTTCCCTGTTCCGATGATCGGTACTCCGGTATATGTAGTCATAAAGCATCGAAACAGCATCGAAACCTGGAGTAAAGTACCTGTCGTTTTAGGGCCGAATACTATTATTGATTTCAGGTATTGA
- a CDS encoding GIY-YIG nuclease family protein yields MIKHPEYAVYVLLSLKDQQFYIGFTSDFKRRMEEHEEGKSKSTACRRPFICLFVEYYFSKADALRREKYFKTSGGKRVLRLMLTDSLLESSEALQCQ; encoded by the coding sequence ATGATTAAACACCCCGAGTATGCCGTATATGTACTGCTAAGTTTAAAGGATCAGCAATTTTACATTGGGTTCACTTCTGATTTCAAACGAAGAATGGAAGAACATGAGGAAGGCAAGTCAAAAAGCACTGCTTGTCGAAGACCATTTATCTGCCTGTTTGTGGAGTATTACTTTAGTAAAGCAGATGCACTTAGGAGAGAAAAATATTTCAAAACTTCCGGTGGAAAACGTGTGTTACGATTGATGCTAACAGATAGTCTTTTGGAATCAAGCGAAGCCCTGCAGTGTCAGTGA
- a CDS encoding GIY-YIG nuclease family protein, whose translation MIKHPGYAVYVLLSLKDQQFYIGFTSDFKRRMEEHVEGNSKSTACRRPFICLFVEYYLSKKDVMRHEEYYNTSAGKSILRLMLPESLLEQRRKIHLIIKVHANKNFSITSSEYRYSKDRSLADEASKTF comes from the coding sequence ATGATTAAACACCCCGGGTATGCAGTGTATGTACTGCTAAGTTTAAAAGATCAGCAATTTTACATTGGGTTCACTTCTGATTTCAAGCGGAGAATGGAGGAGCATGTAGAAGGCAATTCGAAAAGCACTGCTTGTCGAAGGCCATTCATCTGCCTGTTTGTGGAGTATTATCTTAGTAAGAAAGATGTGATGAGACATGAGGAGTATTACAATACTTCAGCAGGTAAAAGTATTTTGCGTTTGATGTTACCAGAAAGTCTTTTGGAACAGAGAAGAAAAATCCACCTGATAATCAAAGTCCACGCAAATAAAAATTTCTCGATTACGTCTTCTGAATATAGATACTCGAAAGATCGAAGTCTGGCGGATGAAGCTTCAAAAACCTTTTAA
- a CDS encoding heme-binding protein, with amino-acid sequence MRKKKMMIYISIVLVLIVLFWQTGISSGTEQRSYVVEKVYDGFEVRTYTSVVMASVEQNGEMMETGNTSFRTLAGYIFGGNVGGKKIAMTAPVVMQPGTEASTTRMSFVMPNGYDLSTLPAPQTSSIRLHEEAGYRMAVIRFGGFVSNKDIKEKADKLRQQLKKENIAFVDVVIYMGYNPPFQLINRRNEVGFILK; translated from the coding sequence ATGAGAAAGAAGAAAATGATGATCTATATTTCAATTGTTTTAGTACTCATCGTACTGTTTTGGCAGACCGGCATCAGTAGTGGTACTGAGCAACGTTCCTATGTAGTGGAAAAAGTGTACGACGGCTTTGAAGTCCGCACTTACACTTCCGTTGTAATGGCTTCCGTTGAGCAGAATGGTGAGATGATGGAAACCGGAAACACGTCCTTTCGTACTCTGGCAGGCTATATTTTTGGCGGCAACGTCGGGGGCAAAAAAATAGCTATGACAGCGCCGGTGGTCATGCAGCCCGGAACGGAGGCCTCTACCACACGCATGAGTTTTGTTATGCCCAACGGTTATGACCTTTCTACACTCCCTGCCCCGCAAACATCCTCTATTCGCTTGCATGAAGAAGCCGGTTACCGGATGGCCGTTATCCGATTTGGAGGCTTCGTTTCGAATAAGGATATTAAAGAAAAGGCCGACAAGCTCCGCCAACAGTTGAAAAAAGAAAATATTGCTTTTGTGGATGTCGTAATTTATATGGGATACAATCCGCCTTTTCAACTGATCAACCGCCGCAACGAAGTAGGTTTTATTCTGAAATAA
- a CDS encoding sterol desaturase family protein — protein MTILNINSMFGAPKILYSQINDISSNSPEIILWAAPFMFFFVLLEWFISYKQNKELYKKAETIGSVLVGLGNVAIGFALKFSLLFLVIWVYNLLPWRMHFSWWSFLPCYIIFDFCSYWAHRISHQQRIWWATHVVHHTGEHYNLSVSFRLSWLQHLKLVFFIPVALLGFHPIIFFVANQIAVLFQFWVHTEYIGRLHPVIEYIFATPSNHRVHHGSQEKYINKNYAATFIFWDRLFNTYQKEEEQVLYGVTTNIENKANPVYINFHEVVDIWNDMRNAPTWRLKFFYLFGDPNDIAQLKRKFRK, from the coding sequence ATGACTATATTGAATATTAATTCGATGTTTGGCGCACCAAAAATACTCTATTCTCAAATTAATGATATTTCCAGTAATTCGCCTGAAATCATTTTGTGGGCAGCACCTTTCATGTTTTTCTTTGTTTTGCTGGAATGGTTTATTTCATACAAACAGAACAAGGAACTTTATAAAAAGGCTGAAACTATTGGTTCAGTTTTAGTCGGACTCGGGAATGTTGCTATTGGATTTGCACTTAAATTTAGTCTGCTTTTTCTTGTGATATGGGTATATAATTTACTGCCCTGGAGAATGCACTTTAGCTGGTGGTCGTTTTTACCCTGCTATATTATTTTCGATTTTTGCAGCTATTGGGCGCATAGAATCTCCCATCAGCAACGCATATGGTGGGCTACCCATGTCGTACACCATACCGGGGAACATTATAATCTCAGTGTATCCTTTCGACTGAGCTGGTTACAACATTTAAAATTAGTATTCTTTATACCGGTTGCCCTACTCGGGTTTCATCCAATTATTTTCTTCGTTGCAAATCAGATAGCCGTGCTTTTCCAGTTCTGGGTGCATACGGAATACATCGGTCGCTTACACCCTGTTATTGAGTATATATTTGCCACCCCGTCCAATCACCGTGTACACCATGGCTCACAAGAAAAATATATAAATAAAAATTACGCGGCTACATTCATTTTTTGGGACCGCCTGTTCAACACCTATCAGAAAGAAGAAGAACAGGTCCTGTATGGTGTGACCACTAATATTGAAAATAAAGCAAATCCGGTCTACATCAATTTTCACGAAGTAGTAGACATATGGAATGACATGAGAAATGCACCCACGTGGAGATTAAAATTCTTCTATTTGTTTGGAGACCCTAATGATATTGCGCAGCTAAAAAGGAAATTCAGAAAATAA